A genomic window from Purpureocillium takamizusanense chromosome 2, complete sequence includes:
- a CDS encoding uncharacterized protein (EggNog:ENOG503NUA6~COG:T~TransMembrane:14 (o109-129i184-207o219-237i244-265o288-308i365-383o437-457i502-522o528-548i612-633o645-667i679-699o728-746i758-780o)), which produces MTEHDLNVTEDDLLEAKELASQYTLDEVRSIMIRVHRIHEKDPNFPATVIQKIKAFLENESVFSNPEKHQHLIQEMKLEAALVTSNSPYAEVRAVVSNKDDPKTPCSTIRSWTIGLFFSLLLAFINQLFDIRQPAIRVMANVAQLLAYPIGKAAENWLPDKGFTLFGIRHSLNPGPFSKKEHMLITIMANVAYNTPYTNYIIWVQYLPQYFDQPYASHFAYQLLIALATNFIGYGMAGVCRRFLVYPSYCVWPASLVTIALNSAFHNDVNPPVEGPFRRIWRISRIKFFYLMFAAMFVWFWFPNYIWVGLSKFNWISWIAPGHRDVNVITGINNGLGVNPFPTWDWNVLLWDSADPLMVPFFSTLNRFIGVFVSFWVVLIFWYKNVYNTGYLPINTNRVYDHFAQLYNITKATDDHGLFNQEKYAQYSPPFLGAGNIVIYMFFFGIYTSTLTYAALYHRHEIIMGFKALFNSLRRKKKTKQDDTSLDVHNRLMQAYPEVPEWWYMICLAVAIGLGIGGIVGWDTHTSPGVVFYGLALCVVFVIPVGIIKAMTGIEVTLNVLAEFVGGSWVDGNALAMNYFKSFGYVTCAHAIWFCNDLKLAHYVKIPPRQTFIAQIIATFISTIVCIGVLNFQMQNIDGVCTPNAQYKLTCPGVNTFFTASVLWGTVGPERIFGHGGQYSATLVGFPLGVVIVVFFWALSKKFPNWTWVRQIHPVAIMYGGIVWAPYNMSYVWPSVPIAYFSWIYLKSRFLGLWSKYNFVLSAAWSCGIAISGIIIFFSLQYTGTDFDWWGNQVSQMGCEGDSCELKTLGPGEYFGPRMGDFS; this is translated from the exons ATGACTGAGCACGACCTCAATGTCACCGAAGACGACCTGCTCGAAGCGAAAGAGCTCGCCTCGCAATATACGCTTGATGAAGTCCGCAGCATCATGATCCGGGTCCACCGCATTCACGAAAAAGACCCCAACTTCCCTGCCACCGTCATACAGAAGATCAAAGCATTTCTCGAGAACGAGTCTGTCTTTTCTAATCCCGAAAAGCACCAACACCTCATCCAGGAGATGAAACTggaggccgccctcgtcaccaGCAATAGCCCGTACGCCGAAGTGCGCGCTGTCGTCAGTAACAAGGATGACCCCAagacgccgtgctcgacgatACGGAGCTGGACCATCGGGCTGTTCTTTTCGCTTCTGCTCGCGTTCATCAATCAACTCTTCGACAttcgccagcccgccatTCGAGTCATGGCGAATGTCGCGCAGTTGTTGGCGTACCCCATTGGCAAGGCCGCGGAGAACTGGCTACCTGATAAGGGCTTCACACTGTTTGGTATCCGACACTCGCTGAATCCGGGGCCCTTCTCTAAGAAGGAGCATAtgctcatcaccatcatggccaacgtTGCATACAACACCCCTTACACCAACTACATCATCTGGGTGCAGTATTTGCCGCAATACTTTGATCAGCCATACGCCTCGCATTTTGCATACCAGCTGCTGATTGCCCTTGCGACCAATTTCATCGGCTATGGCATGGCTGGCGTCTGTCGTCGCTTCCTCGTTTACCCGTCGTACTGCGTCTGGCCCGCTTCGCTCGTCACGATTGCCCTCAACTCGGCTTTCCATAACGATGTCAACCCCCCGGTCGAAGGCCCCTTCCGCCGGATCTGGCGCATATCCCGCATCAAATTCTTTTATCTCATGTTCGCCGCCATGTTCGTCTGGTTCTGGTTCCCGAACTACATCTGGGTCGGTCTGTCCAAGTTCAACTGGATAAGCTGGATCGCGCCCGGTCACCGGGACGTCAATGTTATCACGGGCATCAACAATGGTCTCGGCGTCAACCCCTTCCCGACTTGGGACTGGAACGTTTTGCTCTGGGACTCGGCCGACCCCCTCATGGTGCCCTTCTTCAGCACCCTGAACAGGTTCATCGGTGTTTTCGTCTCTTTCTGGGTTGTGCTGATCTTCTGGTACAAGAACGTGTATAACACGGGATACCTCCCCATCAACACGAACAGAGTCTACGACCACTTTGCGCAGCTATACAACATCACGAAAGCGACCGACGACCACGGGCTGTTCAACCAGGAAAAATATGCGCAATATTCCCCTCCCTTTCTGGGCGCTGGAAATATTGTCATTTACATGTTCTTCTTTGGCATTTATACGTCGACGCTCACGTATGCTGCGCTCTACCACCGACACGAGATCATCATGGGCTTCAAGGCTTTGTTCAACAGCCTgcgcaggaagaagaagaccaAGCAGGACGACACCAGCCTCGATGTACACAACCGACTTATGCAAGCGTATCCTGAGGTTCCGGAGTGGTGGTACATGATCTGCCTGGCGGTGGCCATCGGCTTGGGCATTGGTGGCATCGTCGGCTGGGACACGCACACCTCGCCCGGGGTCGTCTTCTATGGTCTGGCCCTGTGCGTGGTCTTTGTGATTCCGGTCGGCATCATCAAAGCAATGACGGGCATTGAGGTGACCCTCAACGTCCTGGCCGAGTTTGTCGGTGGCTCTTGGGTCGATGGCAACGCGCTCGCCATGAACTACTTCAAGTCGTTCGGTTACGTTACCTGCGCCCACGCCATCTGGTTCTGCAACGACTTGAAGTTGGCTCATTACGTCAAGATCCCCCCTCGTCAGACCTTCATTGCGCAGATCATCGCCACTTTCATTAGCACCATTGTTTGTATCGGGGTTCTCAACTTCCAGATGCAGAACATCGATGGCGTCTGCACCCCGAACGCGCAATACAAGTTGACGTGCCCGGGCGTCAACACTTTCTTTACTGCCTCCGTGCTGTGGGGCACAGTCGGGCCAGAGAGGATCTtcgggcacggcggccaaTACAGCGCGACACTTGTCGGCTTCCCACTGGgagtcgtcatcgtcgtgtTCTTTTGGGCGCTCAGCAAAAAGTTCCCCAACTGGACTTGGGTGCGGCAAATTCATCCCGTGGCCATCATGTACGGCGGCATCGTGTGGGCGCCGTACAACATGTCGTATGTCTGGCCATCGGTGCCCATTGCCTACTTCTCGTGGATCTACCTCAAGTCTCGCTTCCTCGGCCTGTGGTCCAAG TACAACTTTGTCCTCTCTGCGGCCTGGTCGTGCGGTATTGCTATTTctggcatcatcatcttTTTCAGCCTGCAGTATACCGGAACCGACTTCGACTGGTGGGGAAACCAGGTCTCGCAAATGGGCTGCGAAGGCGACTCTTGCGAGCTCAAGACGCTTGGGCCCGGGGAGTACTTTGGGCCGCGGATGGGAGACTTTAGCTGA